In Streptomyces sp. NBC_01408, one DNA window encodes the following:
- a CDS encoding S8 family peptidase, translated as MRLLAARLTTAAVLVMTSVGAATASADTPEPTPAPLHTSANAIPDQYIVTLDKSLDPVRFAAEVGVTPKFTYTRAINGFATTLTASQLSAARLTRGVLSVEQDAKVTAPPLPEAGVGTKSPANSWGLDRIDQRSRPLDHNFSANGSGQGVTAYIVDSGIDYAHAEFQTELGSRARPGFDAIGDGRNGADCNGHGTHVAGTVGGKTFGVARKVSLVSVRVLGCNGSGDWSGIIAGFDYIARQAQQPAVLNASLGGGFLPSVNTAVTNVSNAGVLPVVAAGNSNIDACRVSPASAPAALTVGATNRYDEETDFSNFGTCLDIYAPGKEIISARMGGGSLALDGTSMAAPHVAGVAALYKAEHPNALPAEVADFLDDESTKDIVENLSDNSPNKLLFTNGL; from the coding sequence ATGCGTCTGCTTGCCGCACGCCTGACAACGGCAGCTGTGCTCGTCATGACCTCCGTGGGGGCCGCCACCGCCTCCGCCGACACCCCGGAGCCGACCCCGGCGCCGCTGCACACCTCCGCGAACGCCATCCCGGACCAGTACATCGTCACCCTCGACAAGTCCCTCGACCCGGTGAGGTTCGCGGCCGAGGTCGGGGTGACGCCGAAGTTCACCTACACCCGGGCCATCAACGGCTTCGCCACCACCCTCACGGCGAGCCAGCTGAGTGCAGCCAGGCTGACGCGCGGCGTGCTGTCCGTGGAGCAGGACGCGAAGGTGACCGCCCCGCCGCTTCCCGAGGCGGGGGTCGGGACGAAGTCTCCCGCGAACTCCTGGGGCCTGGACCGGATCGACCAGCGGTCCCGGCCGCTCGACCACAACTTCAGCGCCAACGGCAGCGGCCAGGGCGTGACCGCGTACATCGTCGACTCCGGCATCGACTACGCGCACGCCGAGTTCCAGACCGAGCTGGGCAGCCGTGCCCGTCCCGGCTTCGACGCGATCGGCGACGGCCGCAACGGCGCGGACTGCAACGGCCACGGCACGCACGTCGCGGGCACGGTCGGCGGTAAGACCTTCGGTGTGGCGCGGAAGGTGAGCCTGGTCAGCGTCCGTGTCCTCGGCTGCAACGGCTCGGGCGACTGGTCCGGGATCATCGCGGGCTTCGACTACATCGCCCGCCAGGCCCAGCAGCCGGCCGTCCTGAACGCCTCCCTGGGTGGTGGCTTCCTCCCCTCGGTGAACACCGCCGTCACCAACGTCTCCAACGCGGGCGTGCTGCCGGTCGTCGCGGCGGGCAACTCGAACATCGACGCCTGCCGCGTCTCGCCCGCCTCCGCCCCCGCGGCGTTGACGGTCGGTGCGACCAACCGCTACGACGAGGAGACCGACTTCTCGAACTTCGGTACGTGCCTCGACATCTACGCCCCGGGCAAGGAGATCATCTCCGCGCGGATGGGCGGCGGCAGCTTGGCCCTGGACGGTACGTCCATGGCCGCGCCGCACGTCGCCGGTGTAGCCGCCCTCTACAAGGCCGAGCACCCGAACGCGCTGCCGGCCGAGGTGGCGGACTTCCTGGACGACGAGTCCACGAAGGACATCGTCGAGAACCTCAGCGACAACAGCCCGAACAAGCTGCTGTTCACCAACGGCCTCTGA
- a CDS encoding helix-turn-helix transcriptional regulator has product MTAKKNLDPSSSPRAMLGAELRVARERIGMSQAELGERLFVSGSFIGQLEAGTRRMHLEVASRIDEILETAGFFARNCGAAAKSKYPDHFSEAAEAEALATTIREYAPLIIPGLLQTEAYARAVFRAYQPTATEADIDELLTNRLDRTALLSEPTTPMFWCVLDEGVLRRSVGGPPVMAAAFRRITGLIRSHRIIAQVLPFSRGAHASTGGSIKLMSFEDAPPLAYIEGSGTGLLFDDPATVKRHSLTYDLLTASALSPEESLALIESVAEDDAHDQHA; this is encoded by the coding sequence ATGACAGCCAAAAAGAACCTCGACCCCTCGTCCTCACCCCGCGCGATGCTCGGCGCGGAACTCCGCGTGGCGCGCGAACGCATCGGTATGAGCCAGGCCGAGTTGGGCGAACGTCTCTTCGTCAGCGGCTCGTTCATCGGCCAATTGGAGGCCGGCACGCGCCGCATGCACCTCGAGGTCGCCAGCCGGATCGACGAGATCCTGGAGACCGCCGGCTTCTTCGCCCGCAACTGTGGCGCGGCGGCCAAGTCGAAGTACCCGGACCACTTCTCCGAGGCCGCCGAAGCGGAGGCCCTGGCGACGACGATCCGGGAGTACGCGCCGCTGATCATCCCAGGGCTGTTGCAGACGGAAGCGTATGCGCGTGCCGTGTTCCGCGCCTATCAGCCGACCGCAACGGAGGCGGATATCGACGAGCTGCTCACGAACCGGCTCGACAGGACCGCCCTGTTGAGTGAACCAACAACCCCGATGTTTTGGTGCGTGCTTGACGAGGGCGTTCTGCGACGAAGCGTCGGCGGTCCACCAGTAATGGCCGCTGCCTTCAGGCGCATCACGGGTCTGATCCGTTCCCACCGGATCATTGCCCAGGTGCTCCCGTTCAGCAGGGGAGCCCATGCGTCCACCGGCGGCTCCATCAAGCTGATGAGCTTCGAGGACGCTCCCCCGCTCGCCTACATCGAAGGCAGCGGAACGGGCTTGCTGTTCGACGATCCAGCCACCGTCAAGCGGCACTCCCTGACCTACGATCTGCTTACAGCCAGTGCCCTGTCACCAGAGGAATCCCTGGCCTTGATCGAGTCCGTAGCGGAGGATGACGCGCATGACCAGCACGCCTGA
- a CDS encoding DUF4031 domain-containing protein: MTVYIDPPTWPGHGRMWSHLVSDISYEELHAFAAGIGCPPRAFERDHYDVPSHRYAAAVGAGAVEIGSKELVRRLTQAGLRRPKGRPA, encoded by the coding sequence GTGACCGTCTACATCGACCCGCCGACCTGGCCGGGCCACGGCCGCATGTGGTCGCACCTGGTCAGCGACATCTCGTACGAGGAGCTGCACGCTTTCGCGGCGGGCATCGGCTGCCCGCCGCGCGCCTTCGAGCGCGACCACTACGACGTGCCCTCGCACCGGTACGCGGCCGCGGTCGGCGCGGGCGCGGTGGAGATCGGCAGCAAGGAACTCGTCCGCCGCCTCACCCAGGCCGGCCTGCGCCGCCCGAAGGGCCGGCCGGCGTAG
- a CDS encoding PTS transporter subunit EIIC → MSTDKNRATAAAILPLVGGPDNVTSIAHCMTRLRITLRDRSLVQDEALRALPAVLGVVEDDTYQIVLGPGTVARVTPEFEALVEEGRTAAATAATAPTTPTADDAPGATDAAHPVTAGELAAQGAALKQAQKTKNATPFKLLLRRIANVFVPLIPALIGCGIIAGLNGLLANLGWLPGVVPALAAIASGFMSLIAVFVGYNTAKEFGGTPILGGAVAAVIVFPGVAKIDAFGQQLSPGQGGVLGALAAALLAVQVEKWCRKGVPEALDVLVTPTLTVLITGLVTLFGLMFLAGEVSTAIGAFANWLLSTGGAFAGLVLGGLFLPLVMLGLHQALIPIHTTLIEQSGYTVLLPILAMAGAGQVGAAIAVYYRLPRNASIRATVKSALPAGFLGIGEPLIYGVSLPLGRPFVTACVGGAAGGAFVGLAHQLGVAFGSTAIGPSGWALFPLLDGTSGLAASLTVYVGGLGVGYLVGFLATYFFGFTHQMLADLNADPDPTPATEPAKEPALT, encoded by the coding sequence ATGTCCACTGACAAGAACCGCGCCACAGCCGCCGCGATCCTCCCTCTGGTCGGCGGCCCGGACAACGTCACCTCGATCGCGCACTGCATGACCCGCCTGCGCATCACCCTCCGCGACCGCAGCCTGGTCCAGGACGAGGCCCTGCGGGCCCTGCCCGCGGTCCTGGGCGTGGTCGAGGACGACACGTACCAGATCGTCCTGGGCCCGGGCACGGTCGCTCGGGTGACACCGGAGTTCGAGGCACTGGTCGAGGAGGGCCGCACAGCCGCGGCCACCGCAGCCACCGCGCCCACCACGCCCACCGCCGACGACGCGCCTGGCGCCACGGACGCCGCCCACCCGGTCACCGCGGGCGAACTCGCCGCCCAGGGCGCCGCACTGAAGCAGGCTCAGAAGACGAAGAACGCGACACCCTTCAAGCTCCTGCTGCGCCGCATCGCGAACGTCTTCGTCCCCCTGATCCCGGCCTTGATCGGCTGCGGCATCATCGCGGGCCTGAACGGCCTGCTCGCGAACCTCGGCTGGCTGCCCGGCGTCGTCCCCGCCCTCGCCGCCATCGCCTCCGGCTTCATGTCGCTGATCGCGGTCTTCGTCGGCTACAACACGGCCAAGGAGTTCGGCGGCACCCCGATCCTCGGCGGCGCGGTCGCCGCCGTCATCGTCTTCCCGGGCGTCGCCAAGATCGACGCCTTCGGCCAGCAGCTCTCCCCCGGCCAGGGCGGCGTACTGGGCGCGCTCGCGGCCGCCCTCCTCGCCGTCCAGGTCGAGAAGTGGTGCCGCAAGGGGGTCCCGGAGGCCCTGGACGTCCTGGTGACCCCCACCCTCACCGTCCTGATCACCGGCCTGGTCACCCTCTTCGGCCTGATGTTCCTCGCCGGGGAGGTCTCCACCGCCATCGGCGCCTTCGCCAACTGGCTCCTCTCCACCGGCGGCGCCTTCGCGGGCCTGGTCCTGGGCGGCCTCTTCCTCCCCCTGGTGATGCTCGGCCTGCACCAGGCCCTCATCCCCATCCACACCACGCTCATCGAGCAGTCCGGCTACACGGTCCTGCTGCCCATCCTCGCCATGGCGGGCGCGGGCCAGGTCGGCGCGGCCATCGCCGTCTACTACCGGCTCCCGCGCAACGCCTCCATCCGCGCCACCGTCAAGTCCGCGCTCCCCGCCGGTTTCCTGGGCATCGGCGAACCGCTCATCTACGGGGTCTCCCTCCCCCTGGGCCGCCCCTTCGTCACCGCCTGCGTCGGCGGCGCGGCCGGCGGAGCCTTCGTGGGCCTCGCCCACCAGCTCGGCGTCGCCTTCGGCTCGACCGCCATCGGCCCCTCGGGCTGGGCCCTGTTCCCCCTGCTGGACGGCACCTCGGGCCTCGCGGCCAGCCTCACCGTCTACGTGGGCGGCCTGGGCGTCGGCTACCTGGTGGGCTTCCTCGCCACCTACTTCTTCGGCTTCACCCACCAGATGCTGGCCGACCTCAACGCCGACCCCGACCCGACCCCGGCCACCGAACCCGCCAAGGAACCGGCCCTGACCTGA
- a CDS encoding GNAT family N-acetyltransferase — MEIPAVVPAGRMRALAQPVLDLPGGWVLRAWEPSDAPALIASGLDPDIQHWNRTGRFTEERAEERIARYRGHWADGKAAIWAVAPASGGPAVGLIGLADLDLRGGSGEILYWLLPAGRGAGLMTAATARVSRWAFEDLGLHRLRIEHSVANPASCAIATKAGFPLEGTMRGALLHVDGWHDEHLHARLRTD; from the coding sequence ATGGAGATACCCGCAGTCGTACCCGCCGGCCGGATGCGCGCCCTGGCCCAGCCCGTGCTCGACCTGCCCGGCGGGTGGGTGCTGCGGGCCTGGGAGCCGTCCGACGCCCCCGCGCTGATCGCCTCCGGCCTCGACCCGGACATCCAGCACTGGAACCGCACGGGCCGGTTCACCGAGGAGCGGGCCGAGGAGCGCATCGCGCGCTACCGCGGCCACTGGGCGGACGGGAAGGCCGCGATCTGGGCCGTGGCCCCGGCCTCGGGAGGACCGGCCGTCGGACTGATCGGCCTGGCCGACCTCGATCTGCGCGGCGGCAGCGGCGAGATCCTGTACTGGCTCCTGCCCGCCGGGCGCGGCGCCGGGCTGATGACCGCGGCCACGGCCCGCGTCAGCCGCTGGGCCTTCGAGGACCTTGGCCTGCACCGCCTGCGCATCGAGCACTCCGTGGCCAACCCGGCCTCCTGCGCCATCGCCACGAAGGCCGGGTTCCCCCTGGAGGGCACCATGCGCGGCGCCCTCCTGCACGTCGACGGCTGGCACGACGAGCACCTGCACGCCCGCCTCCGTACGGACTGA
- the murQ gene encoding N-acetylmuramic acid 6-phosphate etherase, producing the protein MPPYTELRAQLETLTTEAFRPDLAEIDRLSTLDIARTMNAEDTTVPAAVAGALPQIAAAIDAIAARMARGGRLVYAGAGTAGRMGVLDASECPPTFNTDPAEVVGLIAGGPSAMVKSVEGAEDSVDLAAADLTALGIGPEDTVVGISASGRTPYAIGAVEFARSRGALTVGLSCNAGSALAAAAEHGIEVVVGPELLTGSTRLKAGTAQKLVLNLISTITMIRLGKTYGNLMVDMRSSNEKLYARARRIVALATGAPDEEIEAALAATGGEVKNAILVILGAVDGPQAAELLAAAQGHLRAALAATPARTS; encoded by the coding sequence ATGCCCCCGTACACGGAACTCCGCGCCCAACTGGAAACGCTGACCACCGAGGCCTTCCGCCCGGACCTCGCCGAGATCGACCGCCTCTCCACCCTCGACATCGCCCGCACCATGAACGCCGAGGACACCACCGTCCCCGCCGCCGTCGCTGGCGCGCTCCCCCAGATCGCCGCCGCGATCGACGCCATCGCCGCCCGCATGGCCCGGGGCGGCCGCCTGGTCTACGCGGGAGCGGGCACCGCCGGCCGGATGGGCGTCCTGGACGCCAGCGAGTGCCCGCCCACCTTCAACACCGACCCCGCCGAGGTCGTGGGCCTGATCGCGGGCGGCCCCTCCGCCATGGTCAAGTCCGTCGAGGGCGCCGAGGACTCCGTGGACCTGGCCGCCGCCGACCTCACCGCGCTGGGGATCGGCCCCGAGGACACCGTCGTCGGCATCTCCGCCTCCGGCCGCACCCCGTACGCGATCGGCGCCGTCGAATTCGCCCGCAGCCGCGGCGCGCTCACCGTCGGCCTGTCCTGCAACGCCGGGTCCGCGCTCGCCGCCGCCGCCGAGCACGGCATCGAGGTGGTCGTCGGGCCCGAACTGCTCACCGGCTCCACCCGCCTGAAGGCCGGCACCGCCCAGAAGCTCGTCCTCAACCTCATCTCGACGATCACGATGATCCGCCTGGGCAAGACCTACGGAAACCTCATGGTCGACATGCGCTCCTCCAACGAGAAGCTGTACGCCCGCGCCCGCCGCATCGTGGCCCTGGCCACCGGCGCGCCCGACGAGGAGATCGAGGCCGCGCTGGCCGCCACCGGCGGCGAGGTCAAGAACGCGATCCTCGTGATCCTCGGCGCGGTGGACGGCCCGCAGGCCGCCGAACTGCTCGCCGCCGCGCAGGGCCACCTGCGCGCCGCCCTCGCCGCCACCCCCGCCCGAACCAGCTGA
- a CDS encoding S8 family peptidase, translating to MRLVARVATAALIALAPVAAGTASSSAAAPEPTPAPLMTSANAVPGQYIVTLEKGVDAAKTAEKLGLKTSFLYTSALNGFAVPLTPLQLTIVRNSLGVKVVEEDASVQSVPRQTSPGAMRAPSNSWGQDRIDQAKLPLDNSFTPQGNGAGVTAYILDTGIDYNHTEFGGRATFGFDAVGDGRNGQDCQGHGTHVAGTVGGSTYGVAKKASLVSVRVLGCDGKGTWSGIIAGMDWVAKNAKQPAVLNGSLGGDRSTAVNDAATALSDAGVLPVIAAGNSAVDACNISPASAARVLTVAASNQWDEETSFSNYGPCVSLYAPGAAIVSSKLGGGSVALDGTSMAAPHVAGVAALYKQAHPAADPAELNEFIDSESTKDVLTSVSKGSPNQLLFLGGL from the coding sequence ATGCGCCTCGTCGCACGTGTGGCCACCGCTGCCCTCATCGCCCTCGCCCCGGTCGCCGCCGGCACCGCGTCCTCCTCCGCCGCCGCGCCGGAGCCGACCCCGGCTCCGCTCATGACGTCCGCCAACGCGGTTCCCGGCCAGTACATCGTGACCCTGGAGAAGGGCGTGGACGCGGCGAAGACCGCGGAGAAGCTCGGCCTGAAGACGTCCTTCCTCTACACCTCGGCGCTCAACGGCTTCGCGGTCCCGCTGACCCCGCTCCAGCTGACCATCGTCCGCAACAGCCTGGGGGTGAAGGTGGTCGAGGAGGACGCCTCGGTCCAGTCCGTGCCCAGGCAGACCTCCCCGGGGGCGATGCGGGCCCCGTCGAACTCGTGGGGCCAGGACCGGATCGACCAGGCAAAGCTGCCGCTCGACAACAGCTTCACCCCCCAGGGCAACGGCGCCGGGGTGACCGCGTACATCCTCGACACCGGCATCGACTACAACCACACCGAGTTCGGCGGCCGGGCCACCTTCGGTTTCGACGCCGTCGGTGACGGCCGCAACGGCCAGGACTGCCAGGGCCACGGCACCCACGTCGCGGGCACGGTCGGCGGCAGCACGTACGGGGTCGCGAAGAAGGCGAGCCTGGTCAGCGTCCGCGTCCTCGGGTGCGACGGCAAGGGCACGTGGTCGGGGATCATCGCGGGCATGGACTGGGTGGCGAAGAACGCCAAGCAGCCGGCCGTGCTGAACGGCTCGCTGGGAGGGGACCGGTCGACCGCGGTCAACGACGCGGCGACCGCCCTGTCCGACGCGGGCGTGCTGCCGGTCATCGCGGCGGGCAACTCCGCGGTCGACGCCTGCAACATCTCGCCGGCCTCCGCCGCGCGCGTGCTCACCGTCGCCGCGTCCAACCAGTGGGACGAGGAGACCTCCTTCTCCAACTACGGCCCGTGCGTCTCCCTCTACGCCCCCGGCGCGGCGATCGTCTCCTCGAAGCTCGGCGGCGGCAGCGTGGCCCTCGACGGCACGTCGATGGCCGCCCCGCACGTCGCCGGTGTCGCCGCGCTCTACAAGCAGGCGCACCCGGCCGCGGACCCGGCGGAGCTCAACGAATTCATCGACAGCGAGTCCACCAAGGACGTCCTGACCAGCGTCAGCAAGGGCAGCCCCAACCAGCTGCTCTTCCTCGGCGGTCTCTGA
- a CDS encoding DUF397 domain-containing protein produces the protein MTSTPEYDVSTATWHKSSYSDGSGGNCLEVADGHPDLVPVRDSKQPEGPHVVFHARAWATFVAAL, from the coding sequence ATGACCAGCACGCCTGAGTACGACGTCTCGACGGCCACATGGCATAAGTCCAGCTACAGCGACGGCAGCGGCGGCAACTGCCTCGAAGTGGCCGACGGCCACCCCGACCTCGTCCCCGTAAGGGACTCCAAGCAGCCCGAAGGCCCGCACGTGGTGTTCCACGCACGGGCCTGGGCGACCTTCGTCGCGGCGCTCTGA
- a CDS encoding protease inhibitor I9 family protein, producing the protein MRTRPSWTLPTAVAAAALAAVAALPAQAAEPAPGHTAASRAAAPAPADHPTYIVTVHPGLDPAAVADAYGITPVYVYRDAKNGFAARLSPEQVTALKGTAVVESVEEDGTASGSGTVL; encoded by the coding sequence ATGCGTACTCGTCCGAGCTGGACCCTGCCCACGGCCGTCGCCGCCGCCGCACTGGCCGCCGTAGCCGCCCTGCCCGCCCAGGCCGCCGAACCCGCCCCCGGCCACACGGCCGCCTCCCGCGCGGCGGCCCCGGCGCCGGCCGACCACCCCACGTACATCGTCACCGTGCACCCCGGCCTCGACCCGGCCGCCGTCGCCGACGCCTACGGGATCACCCCGGTGTACGTCTACCGCGACGCGAAGAACGGCTTCGCGGCCCGCCTCTCCCCCGAGCAGGTCACGGCGTTGAAGGGGACCGCGGTCGTGGAGTCCGTAGAGGAAGACGGCACCGCCTCCGGCTCCGGCACCGTCCTGTAG
- a CDS encoding amidase produces MNEAVEAAEFAFELGWKLRGLETALAPRGAPGPTAGGPQPPPPPGWHRFTLVHWPVDGCPGFDDPRYEGLKAVPPQGCVVEDFGGYLGLRCDRPGGRLLDAVADLCAEIRTGHGLLMTGLGIDKLWEWSADGTDGWGAEIVGQLLLMAAERGPKLGYGVDDLARFLREAAGSAHP; encoded by the coding sequence GTGAACGAGGCGGTCGAGGCTGCGGAGTTCGCCTTCGAGCTCGGCTGGAAGCTGCGCGGCCTGGAGACGGCCCTGGCCCCGCGCGGGGCCCCCGGGCCGACGGCGGGGGGCCCACAGCCGCCTCCGCCACCCGGATGGCACCGGTTCACGCTGGTCCACTGGCCGGTGGACGGCTGTCCGGGGTTCGACGACCCGCGCTACGAGGGGCTGAAGGCGGTCCCGCCGCAGGGGTGCGTGGTCGAGGACTTCGGCGGGTACCTCGGGCTGCGGTGCGACCGGCCGGGCGGGCGGCTGCTGGACGCGGTCGCGGACCTGTGCGCGGAGATCCGTACGGGGCACGGGCTGCTGATGACCGGCCTCGGCATCGACAAGCTGTGGGAGTGGTCGGCGGACGGTACGGACGGCTGGGGCGCCGAGATCGTCGGGCAGCTGCTGCTGATGGCGGCCGAGCGGGGGCCGAAGCTGGGCTACGGCGTGGACGACCTCGCCCGTTTCCTGCGGGAGGCCGCCGGATCGGCCCACCCGTGA
- a CDS encoding MurR/RpiR family transcriptional regulator, which translates to MTSGPASPTPPPGPAPGTPRPAPTSGPGPTPAAQAPTPAPATPPAPAPPAPASTDRKPTAAPSARAPAQAAKPADQLAAAPAPAALRARVRSLGPSMTRSMLTVAEAVASDPAGCAALTVSALAERTGTSEATVVRTARLLGYPGYRDLRLALAALAAQQESGAAPAVTVDIAVDDPLADVVAKLAHEEAQTLADTAAGLDLTQLAAAVTALATARRIDIYGVGASALVGQDLAQKLLRIGLVAHAHSDPHLAVTGAVQLRPGDVAVAVTHSGSTGDVIEPLRTAFERGATTIALTGRPNAPVAHYADLVLATSAPRETRLRPAAMSSRTSQLLVVDCLFVGVAQQTYDTAAPALAASYEALAHRHTAR; encoded by the coding sequence CTGACCTCGGGCCCGGCCTCGCCCACCCCGCCGCCCGGCCCCGCCCCGGGCACTCCGCGCCCCGCCCCGACCTCGGGTCCGGGCCCGACCCCGGCCGCGCAGGCCCCGACCCCGGCCCCGGCCACTCCGCCGGCTCCGGCCCCGCCCGCCCCGGCCTCTACCGACCGGAAGCCCACGGCCGCGCCGTCAGCCCGGGCCCCCGCCCAGGCGGCCAAGCCCGCAGACCAGCTCGCGGCAGCGCCGGCGCCCGCCGCCCTCCGCGCCCGCGTCCGCAGCCTCGGGCCCTCCATGACCCGTTCCATGCTGACCGTCGCCGAGGCCGTCGCCTCCGACCCCGCCGGGTGCGCCGCGCTCACCGTGTCCGCCCTCGCGGAGCGAACCGGCACCAGCGAGGCCACCGTCGTCCGCACCGCCCGCCTCCTCGGCTACCCCGGCTACCGCGACCTGCGCCTGGCGCTGGCCGCCCTCGCCGCCCAGCAGGAGTCCGGCGCCGCCCCGGCCGTCACCGTCGACATAGCCGTCGACGACCCCCTCGCCGACGTCGTCGCCAAACTGGCCCACGAGGAGGCGCAGACCCTCGCCGACACCGCCGCCGGACTCGACCTCACCCAGCTGGCCGCCGCCGTCACCGCCCTCGCGACCGCCCGCCGCATCGACATCTACGGCGTCGGCGCCTCCGCCCTCGTCGGCCAGGACCTCGCCCAGAAGCTGCTGCGCATCGGCCTCGTCGCCCACGCCCACAGCGACCCCCACCTCGCCGTCACGGGCGCCGTCCAGCTGCGCCCCGGCGACGTGGCCGTCGCCGTCACCCACTCCGGTTCCACGGGCGACGTGATCGAACCCCTGCGCACGGCCTTCGAGCGCGGCGCCACCACCATCGCCCTCACCGGCCGCCCGAACGCCCCCGTCGCCCACTACGCCGACCTCGTACTGGCCACCTCCGCCCCCCGCGAGACCCGGCTGCGCCCGGCCGCCATGTCCAGCCGCACCAGCCAGCTCCTCGTCGTCGACTGCCTGTTCGTCGGCGTGGCCCAGCAGACCTACGACACCGCCGCGCCCGCCCTGGCCGCCTCCTACGAGGCCCTGGCCCACCGCCACACTGCCCGCTGA
- a CDS encoding Uma2 family endonuclease, translating to MTAAMAEPGRNAGGGVWEYLLQSWRELDVPEGWRAEIDGGRITLAPPPHRHHNGIAARVQRALYGVLLPERGVYQTLGIHIAPLGKLYVPDLVVAPREVVEGVDADVSDPVDAAEALLVVEITSKGNAEDDRKKKLWAYAHAPVPVYLLIDRFDEHGPTATLFTGPENGAYRHTERVAFGGVLKLPEPFPVALETEQFPH from the coding sequence ATGACCGCAGCCATGGCCGAACCCGGCCGGAACGCCGGTGGCGGCGTGTGGGAGTACCTGCTGCAGAGCTGGCGTGAGCTGGACGTGCCGGAGGGCTGGCGCGCCGAGATCGACGGTGGACGGATCACCTTGGCGCCGCCGCCCCACCGACACCACAACGGGATCGCCGCGAGGGTGCAACGAGCTCTATACGGGGTGCTGCTTCCCGAGCGGGGTGTCTACCAGACCCTCGGCATCCACATCGCCCCGCTGGGCAAGCTGTACGTGCCGGACCTGGTGGTCGCGCCGAGGGAAGTGGTCGAAGGGGTCGACGCGGACGTCAGTGATCCGGTCGACGCGGCCGAGGCGCTGCTCGTCGTGGAGATCACCTCCAAGGGCAACGCCGAGGACGACCGGAAGAAGAAGCTCTGGGCCTACGCCCATGCCCCGGTCCCGGTCTACCTGCTGATCGACCGCTTCGACGAGCACGGCCCCACGGCCACGCTGTTCACGGGGCCCGAGAACGGTGCCTACCGGCACACCGAACGGGTGGCCTTCGGCGGGGTGCTGAAGCTCCCCGAGCCGTTCCCGGTGGCGTTGGAGACGGAGCAGTTCCCCCACTGA
- a CDS encoding Cmx/CmrA family chloramphenicol efflux MFS transporter — MPVAVYVLGLSVFALGTSEFMLSGLLPPIADDMGVTIPQAGLLISAFAIGMVVGAPLLAVATLRLPRRTTLISLISLFGLGQVAGALAPSYELLFASRVVSALACAGFWAVGAAVAIAMVERNQRARAMAVMIGGLSIANVLGVPAGAFLGEHLGWRSAFWSVGAASAVALVGILVLVPKIPLPAQKPRLGRELGIYRDRQVWLSIVITALAAGGVFCAFSYLSPLLTDVAGLDSQWVPWILGLFGVGALAGTTLGGRVADAHLFGVLLWGITASTVFLTALALLASAQAAAIALSFLLGFSAFFTAPALNARMFNVAGAAPTLAGATTTAAFNLGNTGGPWLGGTVIDAGLGYAATAWAGAAMTVAAVVLTAIALRLDRRTPPRATRVVASSAAGSTPAPVTEPA; from the coding sequence ATGCCCGTCGCCGTCTACGTCCTCGGCCTGTCCGTCTTCGCACTCGGCACCAGCGAGTTCATGCTGTCGGGGCTGCTGCCACCCATCGCGGACGACATGGGCGTCACCATCCCGCAGGCGGGCCTGCTGATATCCGCCTTCGCGATCGGCATGGTCGTCGGGGCGCCGCTGCTGGCCGTGGCCACCCTGCGGCTGCCGCGCCGCACCACCCTCATCTCCCTGATCAGCCTCTTCGGCCTCGGGCAGGTCGCGGGCGCGCTGGCCCCCTCCTACGAGCTCCTCTTCGCCTCCCGCGTGGTCTCGGCCCTCGCCTGCGCCGGGTTCTGGGCCGTCGGCGCGGCCGTCGCCATCGCCATGGTCGAGCGCAACCAGCGGGCCCGCGCCATGGCCGTCATGATCGGCGGCCTGTCCATCGCGAACGTCCTCGGCGTCCCCGCCGGGGCCTTCCTCGGTGAGCACCTCGGCTGGCGCTCCGCGTTCTGGTCGGTCGGCGCGGCCTCCGCGGTCGCCCTCGTAGGCATCCTCGTACTGGTCCCGAAGATCCCGCTGCCCGCGCAGAAGCCCCGGCTCGGGCGGGAGCTGGGCATCTACCGCGACCGGCAGGTGTGGCTGTCCATCGTCATCACGGCCCTCGCCGCCGGCGGCGTCTTCTGCGCCTTCAGCTACCTGTCCCCGCTGCTCACGGACGTGGCGGGGCTGGACTCGCAGTGGGTGCCGTGGATCCTCGGCCTCTTCGGCGTCGGCGCGCTGGCCGGCACCACCCTCGGCGGCCGGGTGGCCGACGCGCACCTGTTCGGCGTGCTGCTGTGGGGCATCACCGCCTCGACGGTCTTCCTGACCGCGCTCGCCCTCCTCGCGTCCGCGCAGGCGGCGGCGATCGCCCTGTCCTTCCTGCTCGGCTTCTCGGCGTTCTTCACCGCCCCGGCGCTCAACGCCCGCATGTTCAACGTCGCCGGCGCCGCCCCGACCCTGGCCGGCGCCACCACCACGGCCGCGTTCAACCTCGGCAACACCGGCGGCCCCTGGCTGGGCGGCACCGTCATCGACGCGGGCCTCGGCTACGCCGCCACCGCCTGGGCGGGCGCGGCCATGACCGTCGCCGCCGTCGTCCTCACGGCGATCGCCCTCCGCCTGGACCGCCGCACCCCGCCCCGCGCGACCCGCGTGGTCGCCTCCTCGGCGGCCGGATCGACCCCGGCCCCCGTGACCGAGCCGGCCTAG